The stretch of DNA CACCATTCTCTTCGATCATTTCTAAAATCTTCCTTAAAGCCAATATCTGAGGTATCGCTGGTGTCATCGGTGTGCTGAACTGCTCTTTTTGATACTTTTCAAATAATTTAAAATCAAAGTACCATCCTTTATCTTTGATACGTTCTGACTTCTTTAATGCTTCTTCACTTACACTTCCTATGGCCAATCCGGGTGGGAGTCCAAAGCACTTCTGTGAACTCCCAAAACATACATCAATCCCCCATTTATCTACTTTGATATCGACACCACCCATCGAACTTACCGCATCTACGAACAATAACTTTCCATGCTTCTTTACAACTTCGGCCAATTCTGGTAATGGATTTAATAGACCAGTACTCGTCTCGTTATGGGTTATTGTAACGGCTTCCACATCGGGACATGAGGAGAGTTTTTCGTCCAGAAGGTCTGGAGTAATCGGCTTCCCGAGCTTAACCTCGAGCTTCTCCACAACCTTCCCATTGGATACTCCTACTTCGACATACCTTCTTCCAAATTCTCCATTAACACAGCATAGCATCTTCTTCTCGACACAGTTTCTTACAGACCCCTCCATAAAACCAGTACCGGAGCTAGGGAATAGGAAGATTTGGTTCTCAGTTTCAAGGAACTTTCTCATCCTTTCTACAACTTCCATGTGCAACTCTTTATACTCTTTACTCCTATGGCTAAACATCTGGCGCCTCATCTCTTCAAGGACTTCAGGGTAGCAAGCAACTGGACCTACTGTGAAGAGTTTCATAGATCTTCACCACTAAGATATTCTAGGTCCTATTTAAAGGATAAATTTTACAAATATTAAAAATTTTAAAATTATAATGATAAATGAACTTTTGACTTATTTTGTCCAAAATTCTTCAAAATATTATTAGATTTATACGTACAAATCTTAGTTTAACCATACCACTTAAATAGCTATTCTTCTTACTATAAGGTGAGAGATTGATGAAGACTCGAGAAAATCAAGAAAGGTTAGTGAAATCGATTAAGAAAGAGCGTGTAATAGAATTGACAAAAGCCCTCATCAGATTCAAAACGATCAATCCACCCGGTTATGAGCGGGAGTGTGCTGAATTTATTGCAGATAGTATGAGAAGTTTGGGTCTTGATGTAGTACTTAAGGAGGAGAAAAAAGATAGAACGAATTGTGTAGTCACTTTAAAGGGCACCGAACAAAAACCCACTCTTATTTACAATGGCCATATAGATGTAGTCCCTCCGGGTGAAGGGTGGAGTATAGATCCATTTGAAGGTATTGTAAATGATGATAAGATTCATGGTAGAGGCGCATCAGATATGAAGTCTGGTATAGCTGCCATGATGTGTGCTATCGAAGCTCTCGTAGAAGCGGATGTAAAACTTTCCGGCACTTTGGTCTTTACAGCAGTGGCAGATGAGGAGTGTTTAGGCTCTATCGGTACAGATTACTTGGTTAGAGATGGTTTGAAGGGAGATATGGCGAT from Nitrososphaerales archaeon encodes:
- a CDS encoding M20/M25/M40 family metallo-hydrolase encodes the protein MKTRENQERLVKSIKKERVIELTKALIRFKTINPPGYERECAEFIADSMRSLGLDVVLKEEKKDRTNCVVTLKGTEQKPTLIYNGHIDVVPPGEGWSIDPFEGIVNDDKIHGRGASDMKSGIAAMMCAIEALVEADVKLSGTLVFTAVADEECLGSIGTDYLVRDGLKGDMAIIGEPTGLNIEIAERGILWTEITTIGRSAHGGRPWL
- a CDS encoding alanine--glyoxylate aminotransferase family protein, with the translated sequence MKLFTVGPVACYPEVLEEMRRQMFSHRSKEYKELHMEVVERMRKFLETENQIFLFPSSGTGFMEGSVRNCVEKKMLCCVNGEFGRRYVEVGVSNGKVVEKLEVKLGKPITPDLLDEKLSSCPDVEAVTITHNETSTGLLNPLPELAEVVKKHGKLLFVDAVSSMGGVDIKVDKWGIDVCFGSSQKCFGLPPGLAIGSVSEEALKKSERIKDKGWYFDFKLFEKYQKEQFSTPMTPAIPQILALRKILEMIEENGGKQKQFELYLERSRRIREGVMKLGFTLFPEKGYESPTVTCVNATGNLNGSEIYERMRKKGFELARGYGAIRDVTFRIGNMGYITFEDIDLMLKALEEVVAGK